The following are encoded together in the Corticium candelabrum chromosome 1, ooCorCand1.1, whole genome shotgun sequence genome:
- the LOC134198365 gene encoding uncharacterized protein LOC134198365: protein MFVSMGTIGNVLVVVWRLAQKRDQRTSLLSILIIMLAVSDFLYCVHLLLLETLVAESYQGQKKTLGQISSTSGHVCIASGCLSFFSCFIAQWATFNIADYSFDAVTEWSSRSCCSLVRKRNLLIIITFQVLVVIAVTYFAALAYYDYTKVWDYNNFTSPIEQTQVYIRCAWIQSNGLSYCRSSTGSAKESIFGKCKFSHWIVSYFGGLIAISNTIITLGCVVFYIVLCLTLRRQAFIANVTQESDRHKLQWRLSVIVLLNALCWIPVTVLHWTSIIDVSKSWSNDSTTANILLISISPVVNPLIYTFAGKSFSHSIRRYWRRIKCYLSPRRNSSNYNDVHRDEDDWNTEDTSVWSSEQSRLLPSVNDSREAT, encoded by the coding sequence ATGTTCGTTTCAATGGGAACTATTGGCAACGTATTGGTTGTGGTGTGGAGACTTGCACAGAAAAGAGATCAGAGAACTTCTCTATTGTCAATCCTCATTATCATGCTGGCAGTTTCAGacttcttgtattgtgttcactTGCTTCTTCTGGAGACTCTGGTGGCTGAATCTTATCAAGGGCAAAAGAAGACTTTGGGACAGATCTCTTCTACGAGTGGTCACGTATGCATTGCGAGCGGATGTCTGTCCTTTTTCTCTTGCTTCATAGCTCAGTGGGCAACGTTCAATATTGCAGATTATTCATTTGACGCAGTGACCGAATGGTCTTCTCGTAGTTGCTGTTCACTAGTTCGCAAACGAAATTTGCTCATTATAATCACTTTCCAAGTTTTGGTCGTAATTGCTGTTACTTACTTCGCCGCTCTCGCGTATTATGATTATACCAAAGTTTGGGACTACAATAATTTTACAAGTCCTATTGAACAAACTCAGGTTTACATACGATGTGCTTGGATACAGTCAAATGGCCTCTCTTACTGTCGAAGTTCCACAGGGTCAGCCAAAGAGTCTATATTTGGCAAGTGCAAATTCTCCCATTGGATCGTTTCTTACTTTGGAGGATTGATAGCGATTAGTAACACTATTATTACTCTTGGATGTGTCGTTTTCTACATAGTGTTGTGCCTAACTCTCCGTAGACAAGCTTTTATAGCAAACGTAACACAAGAATCTGACAGACACAAACTTCAATGGCGTTTGAGTGTAATTGTTCTTCTAAACGCTTTATGTTGGATTCCTGTCACTGTACTACATTGGACGTCAATAATTGATGTCAGTAAGTCTTGGAGCAACGATTCGACTACAGCAAATATTCTTCTCATCTCAATCAGTCCAGTAGTGAatcctctcatctacaccTTTGCAGGAAAGAGCTTTTCGCATTCAATTCGCAGATATTGGAGACGAATAAAATGCTACCTATCTCCAAGACGAAACAGTTCCAACTACAATGACGTTCACCGCGATGAAGATGATTGGAATACTGAAGATACTTCCGTCTGGAGTTCTGAACAAAGCAGACTTCTACCGTCTGTTAATGATTCAAGGGAAGCTACCTAA
- the LOC134194468 gene encoding ADAMTS-like protein 2 isoform X2 produces the protein MRMYCSCHFPDGSTTEVSDTKLCVDNAPALPVSREFRGVKIAYTWDVGEWGSCNAICSSGIRRRIVVCRRSDLSVAYYRKCVSNRPATVSSCIQVCRWATGDWSDCSITFGCGQQTRTVTCVQILDGSDQLTVANSHCRNDILLRILGRPAETLECERSYYKWVVQPWMLCSSRCGPGVEERDVACIKTGCDGKIHVEDSECHAVTGFIQKPNTTRECHSSCEYDLGTWSRCSRTCGPGVRFRVVSCLKILQPGRKVPQPVSDCDADTTIPSPRPPPSNETCTRGSCRCNREVK, from the coding sequence ATGAGAATGTATTGTTCTTGTCATTTTCCTGATGGTTCAACAACAGAAGTATCTGATACTAAACTGTGCGTCGATAATGCTCCAGCATTGCCTGTTAGCAGAGAATTTCGTGGAGTTAAAATAGCATACACTTGGGACGTAGGAGAGTGGGGAAGTTGTAATGCTATTTGTAGTTCAGGGATTCGACGACGAATTGTTGTCTGTCGCAGAAGTGATCTCAGTGTTGCCTATTATCGTAAATGTGTAAGTAACAGGCCTGCTACTGTTTCGAGTTGCATTCAAGTATGTCGTTGGGCCACTGGTGATTGGAGTGATTGTAGTATCACTTTCGGATGTGGCCAGCAGACAAGAACTGTTACCTGTGTTCAAATTCTTGACGGTTCCGACCAACTGACTGTCGCCAATAGTCATTGTCGAAATGATATACTGTTACGTATTCTCGGTAGGCCCGCTGAGACTCTAGAATGCGAAAGAAGTTATTACAAATGGGTGGTTCAACCATGGATGTTGTGTTCATCACGCTGTGGACCTGGCGTTGAAGAACGAGATGTAGCTTGTATTAAAACAGGATGTGATGGAAAGATTCATGTTGAAGACAGTGAATGTCATGCTGTAACAGGGTTCATTCAGAAACCGAACACTACTCGAGAATGTCATTCATCGTGTGAATACGATCTTGGAACATGGAGCCGATGTTCTCGTACTTGTGGTCCAGGAGTTCGATTTCGCGTTGTTAGTTGTCTAAAAATTTTGCAGCCTGGAAGGAAAGTACCACAACCTGTGAGTGACTGCGATGCTGACACAACAATTCCGTCTCCTCGTCCACCACCATCAAACGAAACTTGTACTAGAGGTTCTTGCAGATGTAATAGAGAAGTAAAGTAG
- the LOC134194468 gene encoding ADAMTS-like protein 2 isoform X1 produces the protein MKYVVAFSILLVLMILGVGMFLQLQKGLHTGDKQESTFGALELVKERKHFRCLPRWVETAVCTETCLKTMRMYCSCHFPDGSTTEVSDTKLCVDNAPALPVSREFRGVKIAYTWDVGEWGSCNAICSSGIRRRIVVCRRSDLSVAYYRKCVSNRPATVSSCIQVCRWATGDWSDCSITFGCGQQTRTVTCVQILDGSDQLTVANSHCRNDILLRILGRPAETLECERSYYKWVVQPWMLCSSRCGPGVEERDVACIKTGCDGKIHVEDSECHAVTGFIQKPNTTRECHSSCEYDLGTWSRCSRTCGPGVRFRVVSCLKILQPGRKVPQPVSDCDADTTIPSPRPPPSNETCTRGSCRCNREVK, from the exons ATGAAGTACGTTGTGGCCTTTTCGATTTTGCTCGTGCTCATGATACTCGGAGTCGGGATGTTTCTTCAGCTCCAGAAG GGTCTTCATACAG GTGACAAGCAGGAGAGTACATTCGGTGCTCTAGAACTTGTGAAGGAACGAAAACACTTCAGGTGTTTGCCAAG GTGGGTCGAAACTGCAGtctgtactgaaacatgctTGAAGACAATGAGAATGTATTGTTCTTGTCATTTTCCTGATGGTTCAACAACAGAAGTATCTGATACTAAACTGTGCGTCGATAATGCTCCAGCATTGCCTGTTAGCAGAGAATTTCGTGGAGTTAAAATAGCATACACTTGGGACGTAGGAGAGTGGGGAAGTTGTAATGCTATTTGTAGTTCAGGGATTCGACGACGAATTGTTGTCTGTCGCAGAAGTGATCTCAGTGTTGCCTATTATCGTAAATGTGTAAGTAACAGGCCTGCTACTGTTTCGAGTTGCATTCAAGTATGTCGTTGGGCCACTGGTGATTGGAGTGATTGTAGTATCACTTTCGGATGTGGCCAGCAGACAAGAACTGTTACCTGTGTTCAAATTCTTGACGGTTCCGACCAACTGACTGTCGCCAATAGTCATTGTCGAAATGATATACTGTTACGTATTCTCGGTAGGCCCGCTGAGACTCTAGAATGCGAAAGAAGTTATTACAAATGGGTGGTTCAACCATGGATGTTGTGTTCATCACGCTGTGGACCTGGCGTTGAAGAACGAGATGTAGCTTGTATTAAAACAGGATGTGATGGAAAGATTCATGTTGAAGACAGTGAATGTCATGCTGTAACAGGGTTCATTCAGAAACCGAACACTACTCGAGAATGTCATTCATCGTGTGAATACGATCTTGGAACATGGAGCCGATGTTCTCGTACTTGTGGTCCAGGAGTTCGATTTCGCGTTGTTAGTTGTCTAAAAATTTTGCAGCCTGGAAGGAAAGTACCACAACCTGTGAGTGACTGCGATGCTGACACAACAATTCCGTCTCCTCGTCCACCACCATCAAACGAAACTTGTACTAGAGGTTCTTGCAGATGTAATAGAGAAGTAAAGTAG
- the LOC134196210 gene encoding GA-binding protein subunit beta-1-like, translated as MTALMYAALHGYDSLIVMLLLANADGNQKDKVGWTALHYAANNNHSKVVRILLENGCDMNIKSNPLNPVDYKNQWHAAY; from the exons ATGACTGCTTTAATGTATGCAGCACTTCATGGTTATGATTCactaattgttatgttattatTAGCTAATGCTGATGGTAATCAGAAGGATAAg GTTGGATGGACAGCATTGCATTATGCTGCTAACAACAATCACTCCAAAGTTGTTCGTATTCTGTTagagaatggatgtgatatgAATATAAAATCCAAT CCTCTCAATCCAGTTGATTATAAAAATCAGTGGCATGCAGCTTATTGA
- the LOC134194563 gene encoding uncharacterized protein LOC134194563 produces MTEESARISLVGDQTTNVNQTLDDPDPKYGYYYEPSGDILSSDVFNGVLWMLLSIGLIGNVLVLMWRLSQKRDQRTSPLSILILTLAGSDFLYCVHLLLLKSLMADSKQGQDILEQISSRCVCTVSGALSLLSCCTAQWTIFIIAIYSLQTMNKWCSRCCCSLIKKRNVLIAITCQMLVVGSGISLLIYVFLYHFPRVDIGSYQHLRNNMFSNFSRREQITEIFGRCAWAQTNGFAYCYNNTRRQSYTIYKGIECTGHVDTLLTLGIILASHNSILAFASVVLYLLLCIRLRRAASQVNLTERSDIHKLQWRLSVIILLNALCWIPVTAVIWTTTIVNNSDSWKNDSTAASVLVISISPAVNPLIYTFIARNFLHSIRKYWRRIECEIYLRRNSANYDDDDITGVERCSCIPCMRCVHRYEDYWITEETSVWSSATEQCRLLTPTIDPGKAT; encoded by the exons ATGACTGAAGAGAGTGCACGCATCTCTCTTGTTGGTGACCAAACTACTAACGTTAATCAGACACTAGATGATCCGGATCCAAAATACGGTTACTACTATGAGCCTTCTGGAGATA TTTTATCCAGTGATGTCTTCAATGGAGTTCTTTGGATGTTACTTTCAATAGGACTTATTGGCAACGTATTGGTTTTGATGTGGAGACTGTCACAGAAAAGAGATCAGAGAACGTCCCCTCTGTCAATTCTTATCCTCACACTGGCAGGTTCAGACTTTCTGTATTGTGTTCACTTGCTTCTGTTGAAGAGTTTGATGGCTGATTCTAAACAAGGACAAGATATTCTGGAGCAGATCTCTTCGCGTTGTGTGTGCACTGTAAGCGGAGCTTTGTCTTTGTTATCTTGCTGCACAGCTCAGTGGACAATATTCATTATTGCAATTTACTCACTTCAAACAATGAACAAATGGTGTTCtcgttgttgctgttcactTATTAAGAAACGAAACGTGCTTATTGCAATTACCTGCCAAATGTTGGTCGTTGGAAGTGGCATTAGTCTACTGATTTATGTCTTTTTATATCATTTTCCACGTGTCGATATTGGATCCTACCAGCATTTGCGTAACAATATGTTCTCTAATTTCTCAAGACGTGAGCAAATTACTGAGATTTTTGGACGTTGTGCTTGGGCACAGACAAATGGCTTTGCTTATTGCTACAATAACACACGAAGACAGTCATACACAATCTACAAAGGCATTGAGTGTACAGGACACGTTGATACCCTCCTTACACTTGGCATAATTCTAGCATCTCATAACTCAATTCTTGCTTTTGCGTCTGTGGTTCTCTACTTATTGTTGTGTATACGACTTCGTAGAGCAGCTTCTCAAGTAAACCTAACAGAACGATCTGACATACACAAACTTCAATGGCGTTTGAGTGTAATTATACTTCTAAACGCATTATGTTGGATTCCTGTGACTGCAGTAATTTGGACGACCACAATTGTGAACAACAGTGATTCTTGGAAGAACGATTCGACTGCAGCAAGTGTTCTTGTCATCTCCATCAGTCCAGCAGTTAATCCTCTCATCTACACTTTTATAGCAAGGAACTTTTTACATTCAATTCGCAAGTATTGGAGACGAATAGAATGCGAAATATATCTGAGACGAAACAGTGCCAACTacgatgacgatgacattACAGGAGTTGAACGTTGCAGCTGTATTCCATGTATGAGGTGTGTTCACCGCTACGAAGATTACTGGATTACTGAAGAAACTTCCGTCTGGAGTTCTGCAACTGAACAGTGTAGACTTTTGACGCCTACCATTGACCCAGGAAAAGCTACCTAA